The following are encoded in a window of Panulirus ornatus isolate Po-2019 chromosome 6, ASM3632096v1, whole genome shotgun sequence genomic DNA:
- the Uch gene encoding ubiquitin carboxyl-terminal hydrolase isozyme L3 isoform X1 produces MGVYLKYKFLTGLGVPGSWVIHDVYGLDDEILSMVPKPVGSVILLYPFTDKGEEFKNKQEEELEAAGQEVSEKVYFMKQFVGNACGTVALIHAIANNQDKIDLDGGALKDFLDKTASMNPEDRGHALESDEGISKAHEESAQEGQTEAPDRETELNEHFVTFVEVDGTLYELDGRRKFPINHGSTSADTLLQDAAKVCRQFMDRDPEESRFAIVALTGTE; encoded by the exons TTCCTAACAGGATTGGGTGTGCCAGGATCATGGGTCATTCATGATGTATATGGACTGGACGATGAAATACTTAGCATGGTGCCCAAGCCAGTTGGTTCAGTCATTCTCCTGTACCCATTTACTGATAAG GGTGAAGAGTTCAAGAACAAGCAAGAAGAGGAGTTGGAAGCTGCAGGCCAAGAGGTGTCTGAAAAAGTTTACTTCATGAAGCAGTTTGTGGGGAATGCTTGTGGCACTGTAGCACTCATCCATGCCATTGCTAATAACCAAGACAA GATTGATCTTGATGGTGGAGCATTAAAAGACTTCTTGGATAAGACAGCATCTATGAACCCAGAAGACAGAGGCCACGCTTTAGAGAGTGATGAGGGCATTTCCAAAGCTCATGAAGAGTCTGCACAAGAGGGACAAACTGag GCACCAGATCGTGAAACAGAATTGAATGAGCACTTTGTAACATTTGTTGAAGTAGATGGTACCCTTTATGAACTTG ATGGTCGAAGGAAGTTCCCCATCAATCATGGATCCACATCTGCTGACACTCTTCTACAG GATGCTGCCAAAGTTTGCCGTCAGTTTATGGATAGGGATCCAGAGGAATCTCGCTTTGCCATTGTAGCTCTCACTGGCACTGAATAA
- the Uch gene encoding ubiquitin carboxyl-terminal hydrolase isozyme L3 isoform X2, protein MNKFLTGLGVPGSWVIHDVYGLDDEILSMVPKPVGSVILLYPFTDKGEEFKNKQEEELEAAGQEVSEKVYFMKQFVGNACGTVALIHAIANNQDKIDLDGGALKDFLDKTASMNPEDRGHALESDEGISKAHEESAQEGQTEAPDRETELNEHFVTFVEVDGTLYELDGRRKFPINHGSTSADTLLQDAAKVCRQFMDRDPEESRFAIVALTGTE, encoded by the exons TTCCTAACAGGATTGGGTGTGCCAGGATCATGGGTCATTCATGATGTATATGGACTGGACGATGAAATACTTAGCATGGTGCCCAAGCCAGTTGGTTCAGTCATTCTCCTGTACCCATTTACTGATAAG GGTGAAGAGTTCAAGAACAAGCAAGAAGAGGAGTTGGAAGCTGCAGGCCAAGAGGTGTCTGAAAAAGTTTACTTCATGAAGCAGTTTGTGGGGAATGCTTGTGGCACTGTAGCACTCATCCATGCCATTGCTAATAACCAAGACAA GATTGATCTTGATGGTGGAGCATTAAAAGACTTCTTGGATAAGACAGCATCTATGAACCCAGAAGACAGAGGCCACGCTTTAGAGAGTGATGAGGGCATTTCCAAAGCTCATGAAGAGTCTGCACAAGAGGGACAAACTGag GCACCAGATCGTGAAACAGAATTGAATGAGCACTTTGTAACATTTGTTGAAGTAGATGGTACCCTTTATGAACTTG ATGGTCGAAGGAAGTTCCCCATCAATCATGGATCCACATCTGCTGACACTCTTCTACAG GATGCTGCCAAAGTTTGCCGTCAGTTTATGGATAGGGATCCAGAGGAATCTCGCTTTGCCATTGTAGCTCTCACTGGCACTGAATAA